The Anabaena sp. WA102 genome contains a region encoding:
- a CDS encoding type II toxin-antitoxin system VapC family toxin, which yields MLDTNIVIGLLQRDSIVLEILKDKQIQIGECAYSAITRMELLSFPSITPTEKESVVFLLSRMTYLTITPAIENETISFRYTHKTKLPDSIIAATTKHHGLELVTLDKKLANKLKLDD from the coding sequence TTGTTAGATACAAATATAGTGATTGGTCTGCTGCAACGCGATTCAATAGTGTTGGAGATATTAAAAGACAAGCAAATTCAAATTGGTGAATGTGCTTATAGTGCAATAACTCGTATGGAGTTATTGAGTTTTCCGTCTATAACACCAACAGAAAAAGAATCTGTTGTATTTTTATTAAGTCGTATGACATATTTAACGATCACACCAGCAATTGAAAATGAGACTATCAGCTTTAGATATACTCACAAAACAAAATTGCCTGATTCTATTATTGCTGCAACTACCAAGCATCATGGACTTGAGTTAGTGACGTTAGATAAAAAATTAGCAAATAAGCTTAAATTAGATGACTGA
- a CDS encoding type II toxin-antitoxin system VapB family antitoxin, with protein sequence MTMITIDDELINEIIAVSHYENAQEAVINILSNYLQQQKKELPLFERLRFIDEGFAEDDIASLFERDQDTGRNFEL encoded by the coding sequence ATGACCATGATCACAATAGATGATGAATTAATTAATGAAATTATCGCAGTCAGTCACTATGAAAATGCACAGGAAGCAGTCATCAACATATTATCCAACTACTTGCAGCAACAAAAAAAGGAACTGCCTTTATTTGAGCGATTACGTTTTATAGATGAGGGATTTGCCGAAGATGATATCGCCTCATTGTTTGAACGTGATCAAGACACAGGCAGAAATTTTGAACTATGA